CGGCATGCGAAAAACACACCGGAAGCTGGAGAAATTATACTTGTTGAGCAAGAATTTCTTCCTAGTAGCAATTGGATGTACGCCCCGGAGTACTGGAAACATCAAATGCAGATGATCTTGTAAGATCAGCGAAACTTCTTACGCCAAGCAAAAGAGTTACCCAAAGCCCATTAAACAAGCTATATCCGTCAGAAATACGTGGTATGGTGGAAGACGCCTTCCAAAACTTGTAAAAGTCTGCATTAGTGAGCGTTAGATACAACAGCAAGAAAGAGTAGATTCAAGAGAATTACCTTCCTGTAGAATTCGTCTAACTAGATAATCGAGAACACGTGCTTTAATGGTTATCCAAGCATCTGAAAAAAGTCTTGAGCTTAATGGTTATCcaagcatttgaaaaaagtcttgAGCGACCTTCtagtttttcaaataaagaagTATCAATATATTTACTGATGGCTATGTTATCACTATCAATTATATGTCCAGTGACAGCGCATGAGAACAACTCAATAAAGTGCAACGAAGGGAGAGTAGAAATAATGCTTCCTTCATCAAGATTTGAGCTCTGCATCAACACAATGTGCAGAATTATGTCTAACGTATAAAAATGGCatatatttgaatttaaaaaattatcattAGATGGAAGTAGCACGATTACGTTGTGATCTGAAAGTGAGAGCTCAGTGGTCTTCTCGACCATGCAGTGCGAACCGCCAGACTTTTGCGAGGAATCGGCCTCGCTAATGAGCAAAGACCTTACAAGTAATCCTCACTGTTGGCCACTTGGAGCCACAACCACTTTAACAGTGTATTCAATCAATAGCATCACGTTGATCATATGATTAATTAAGTGCACACGAAAtgtaaaaaggaaagaaacttCGAATTCCGCATCCGAAGATGAAACAGTTTCAATGAAAACATTCAATCCACATCCAATCAATACACTGTccattttgttgatttgtcaCACTCTTGGCACTAACAAGCAAGGTAATTACTTGTCAGCATGGATATATGCGCCATAGTGTAGAGGTAGTGTGCGAAAATCGCGGAAACTGCACTTACAACTACAGTGAGGAAGTTCTATTCAATAGAATCTTTGTATTCAAATTAATCATACTAACAAAACTATCGGACTTATAAAGATACGTTCGAGACCAATGAAACCGTCCTGTTCCAAAGTTTCATTATTCTTCACTACAGAGACGAAACTCAAGACCTACCACACAACAAGATGCTCGCAAATGGGCTCTTGCACTCAATCTAAGTGCAGTAGAAGTGGAATGGCAACCAGTAATTCAAATTGATGTTGATTTCATACTTTATAATAGAGGAAAGCTGAAATCTTTTACTTTACAACCTTATGTCAAACAAAAGTATGATGGATTGTCATTGACAATTCataatttctttgcaaaaacctCACTCTCCATTGATGGACAAAAGATTCGCTGTGACAACAACGGAGGCTATGATGCTACCAGATTATTATCAACTTCCCGCTGAATGCGAGTCAGAAACATCTGCTCTCGATGCCTCTGTGAACTGCACAAATTGCATGACCTGTTCATGCGAAAACATGAAACACGTCAAATATGTCAGTGTTCACATGatgcaaaaaaacaaaaaaacaaaacatgaaaCACGTCAAATATGTCAGTGTTCACATGATGCACTCCAAAGTTTGAGGAAAGAAGTGTCAAATGTAATGCCCATACACACTCCGTTCACAGAAATCTTCAGTGAAACCAGAGAAATCTATGCGCTCTTCAAGGAAGGAGAGATTGCTATCCTTCCTTGGAGAGATCATAGATTCAATTTGCTTATTGGCGGCACGGAGTACATAATCAATCAAACATGTGAGATCTCGGTTCGTGTGGTCAAAGCACTCTTTGCTATCTTCGCTACAGCTGTAGCGAAGGCGCAAGAATTGATTTCCTTTGCAAGTCATCAATAAACTCGTGGGAATAATACAGTGTGAGAAGAATGTCACCTTTGATCTAGAAGGAACACTTGTACCATccaagaagcaagagaaatgtGTTCTCGCAAGCGCAGTGCAAGAACTGGATGCAGAGAATTCATTTCCTAGTTTTGATCTACCTCATCTAAATCCACTAATAGATACCATAAAAATGAGCTGACATATAGTCCTTACGGCATGCGCTACGTTGGCCGTAGCCACTGGGTTGACGTACTTATTCGGACCCAAATTGGTCTTCCTGGTAGCCAAAATAACGCTGTCGCTAACAGTCAGCGCAATATAAGATCACTACGTGGATAATTTGCAAATACAGGCAATAATCCAACTCGATTCATACATCATAACAagcacataaaaaataaaactcaaaAAGAGCATCCACCCCAGTAGTAAACCTGCCCCGCCGAAGGCcgcatatttgaaaaataaaatgcggCAGCTTCTAATGGAGTTCAACTATGGCAACGACGCTGACGCCGCCGCCAACACCAACAAGCGACAAAGGAACGACGCCGCCACCGCCGACGCCAACAAGCCGCAAAGGAACGACGCCGCCACCGCCGACGCCAACAAGCCGCAAAGGAACGACACCGCCGCCGACTCCAGCAAACTGTAATGGAGAGAAGCCAGTTTGAAACCCATCATTCGGTGATATCTGCTTTAACATTATTTTACACACACAATATTTCTAAATGTGTGGCCCGGAGTGTCCTGATACTTGGATCAGGACCCCAACTGTGTATAGTTATTCTATAGTTCTGTGCACAGTGTTGTATAACTTATGCCTTGCGCAAACACTCGGCATTGTAGAGACCCATTGTAGATATTTCTGGCGGTCATCTTATCAAGATGGCCGCCCACAATGGGTATTGCTGTTTTCTGTGGCTGCTAGTGCTCACGCACATTCATTCGTCAATAATCATCATTATTACTTCCACCGAACCACCTCTACTCCGAGGCACTATCCTTATCGCCCTACTAATAGTgcataaagaagaaatcataCAATTCCTTCGCACCAacacatatagtcgggtcaaaacgacatgaagcacgtacgcaactgcgtacgctgcttctctcgaggcgcttcggtggagcggagtgaaacccttgctggcaccacccatcgctgcagtttgcgacagtCCCAACTCGGTTGCAACTGGTGCCTCAACCGCGATGTTTCGAacgtgtacgcaattgcactgcaactacactcgtgattcatgtcgttttgacccgactatatatagTGAGAGCTTACACACAGAAGGCGGAGACGGGAGTAGTCGGCTGAAATCGAGTAGGAGAGATAGTGGCGACATGGATCAGTGTTCTTCGATGGTCGGATCAGAATGAAGATCAGAGCTGAAACCCGGTACAATTGTGTATGACCCtattcatctctgcagttcaaTTATAGCAAGCGAGGGCCGtgcctcgatcgcaaccggtAGTTCCATCGTCTCACTCCGAGCGTAGCGGCTTACGCAGATGCACCAGGCATCTGGTTGATTTGACCCAACTAAAACATATGCCTTGTGAGCATTAACATGTGCTCTTTTTTCGGCGGGCATTTGTTAGGTGTTGCTCTTCATGGAAGTCGTGTTTGCTGCAATTCTTGTAACTACTACTTTCCATTCTTAGTGCAGACGTTCCGCATTGGAAGACGACTATAGATGCGATTTttggagccggtgctctgaaccttttcacttttggacgattggcgaatggacccccttcacttgaagTGCAGTCTATGAGCTAAACTTATTTCACCTGAGTAAGATCCAACTTCTCCCTTTTGCACCTACGAAAATGACTGAATTGTAACAGCAAAGCAGTAACCTTCAAGGATAGGATCTTGAACGAAAGATATCCCGTTGCAGTTGCTGTTATTTCGTATAACTTGCTACAAAAAGATGGAGCCCAATCCATTTTAACTTGTTATTACTTATTGTGTTGCCTCATCTAAATTTCAGATCAAATCCTGACTAATGATTTTGAGTAGACCTGGCCGAATGACTACTGAATCAATGGTGCGTACGAGGCACTGAAAGAAGCAGCAGCACATGCATTTCCTAATCTAAAGAAAGTGGCAGAAGACCACAGGTGAATACATTTTGTAATCCTACTgcatacattttattttatatttcacatatgatatttctatttttactatttttgaaCATTACTTCATGtacattatattttctttattttctattaagAGGTAGGAGTTTTTAGACAACGGTGCAAATATTCCTGCGTGGATGTAAATGCGGAAGGGAACCATTTTAAAGACTGTATATCTTAGAGTAATGCACAACAACAAACATATATTTGTTCATGGATTTGAAGTTTCTGACCTATATGCTAAATTTCTATTGTAGTAGCATCAGACAACATTTGACTCATCAGTGCAGCCAAAATATTCAATAGCACCCGGATTCTCcccctttatttctttttcctttgtgaattatatagtcaggtcaaaacaacatgaaattcggtgcagttgcgtaaacatctgcgcttgaagcggtgcagtgCAGCGTAACTGGTATGGAGCGTGGACCCTTGCCGGGATTATTCGTTgctgcaattcgcgatggttccGCTCTCTCCACCAGGATGGACGGAAAGCTGGGGCCAGTACTGTTTTCAAGGCAGTGGTGCGAAAAACGAGGATATTTAGGGAATGCGCGCTGAGGACAATTCGGCATTTAACTACTCAACGAAATGCCACTAGCTGATCTGATCTGAAGACCTCATCTGAAAGAAGACGGGATCTGCACCTCTTCTCGTCCAAATGATCACGAAGAGTTTCTACTCAAACCTTTTTCGTTAGTCAGCTACTGTGTGCCCGATAATCCCCAATTGTGAACTTCCACTACTGTTTCTTCCTTCGGGAATGCAAATCCCTACCAAGAGCACAGcgcccggacctgattttgtATCGGCAGACTTTCCACAgtctggtggccatccgctttgCGTAATTCTAGCGGCGCACATGACCTGCTATcctaagaaagaaagaatccaAGACTAGCCGAAGACCTCACTAAGCGCTCTTATCCATAGGAACGGTGACCGAGAGGATCTTCAGATTTACCGTCTGATATAGTTGCCGTAGAAGGTATCCATCAAAATCATCCTCAGGCGCAATCATATCTGGACTTCAAGAAGTTGGACTCCGTCGGCGTTTCTGCTGCATGGACCATATCCAAGTGGTGCTAATTGTTATAGAAACTTGCAGGGAATACCGCtcgccccttgttctaaccttcgtcgattATTGGAAAGCCTTCAACAGCGAATGAATagaacgaatgcaatactgtcagtgctggtcgatcaaggtgtaaAAGCGtagtatgtgaggacattagccaattgctacgaccGATGCACACTACGATACTGCTCTCCCACCGCctcctcaccatacccattggaaagggcgTACGACAAGGCAATACTGTATCTCTAATAAGCTAATAAGCTGTTACGCACGTTGCATTACACGCGTTGACTGAAGATTCCTCTCGAAAATTCGTTTTGTGAACgacatgttcttttttttctagaagcaCCAGTGGAGCAGAAAAGAGAATAggattgcgaataaacagaaagaagacactgTTCATTAAGAATGTCTACTGTGAGGACAGAGGAATACAACTCCAGGAGTCCTCAATCGTTGAGAATTCGTCATATGTGTAGCTGGGAtgttctatgaatatggagaacgactagaaggaaaaaagcagaatgGGGAACATTCGTACCCTTCAGGAAAGCTGCAAACCAACTGAGGACCAGAATCTCTGTGCCTACCTGTTCAACTCGACAGTTCTctcagcgctctgttacgcagcagaGACGTGGACAGATATAATAGTCATGTTTAAGAAGTTAATTAGTACTCAGAGAacccttgagagatgttttTTGGAGTTTAGCGGGGACATGCAACACCTAGCATTCCTGCCCAGCTTCGACCTAAAaaaatgtcccgtcttcgcaaCTCAGaggaatatatatatacatatacatatatagggAAAATATAggaatatatatattatatatatatatatatgtacatatatatatatatatatatatatacatatatatatatacatatatatgacttaacttatatatatatatatatatatatataatatatatatatatatatgacttaactatatatatatatatatatatgacttaacttgacttaatcggcgggctgatgtcatcgcctgacgcgattacccgcatcttcgccgaggtatgccgtccttgaacacagctctgcccaaccttctcgatcttctacgagagcttgcacagaatcaatccattcgtcgctattccatattctgcgaaaacTTAcatctcgcctgaactgcctatccacgccgagtgtcctcaggttctctttcaccgcctcagtccagaacttccgtttttggCTAGATGGCTTGTTCCAGCTTGTACccggcaaactcctcagaactcgttgaacaaggcgatctgccggtctccttaatatatgaccaaagaagcgaagacgatttactttagtcactttcgatggcggtgcaagatgttgatgttctccacgtgtcatccgccggtataccacatcaatttctgcgtaaagatcttcattgtgacataccctgggccaaaagtagccaagcagctTTCtgagcagctttcgttccgtgcattcaagcctctccataaccgttgatggtgttgcccaagtctccgatccgtacatcatgatggggcgaattgcggatagatAGACTCGCAggttgacttcgttggtgatgagggttgaccacaggcatttcgttaaggagttaaatgcagaattggccttagcgcatctttgctgaacatctctctcgtagctgccattgttcttcagcgtacagcctaggtaacagaactcatcgacgagttctaccGGTTGttcgtccaccctgattcccgtccgtggtctcgaagagatccacatctgcttgcatttatcaggacGTAGGCGTAGttcgtaggctgcagccagtttcggtacaaggttgacaacatgttgaagtttcgtactgctttccgcgaatataacaacatcgtcggcgtactcgaggtcagtcaaggggcacccagatggtgctaagacaatgtctgcaggacactggtcgactgttcttcgcataatgtcgtcgattgcgaaattgaacaagaaaggtcctgccactgctccttgtcttactccagttaccacttcaaacggtgttgtacatccggctggtgttcgaactgcagcagttgttcgttgattcatgtcatctagcaagcgaacgaactttcctggtactccatcggcgctcagcgcgttgagaagacggcctcggtgaggagagtcgaacgcggcttcaaagtccagaaacgctagttgcattggcttcgaataccgctaccagatttcgatcactctcctgacgatgaacacctggtgaatcgtagatcggccaggacgaaagccagcttgctcgtcgcgcgttgtttcttcgcgatgtttaataagtcggtccaggataatgtgctccaataccttgtacataacacgcagcaaagagattcttcgataattcctggggtccgtgacggataacttcttgtggaggggaattatgatagcgtgtctccacgaatcaggtatcctttcgtctatccatattgaacggatgattcttgtcatctcacgaatcccagacggaggaagatattttagtatttctgcgctaatcccgtcgtctccaccgcATTTTccgttcttcattttttgaatacagaatAGAACTTCCGACatggtcggtggctcctcgttaaccgcgtatatcggtctatgaacgtgctcgggttcaggagctgacggtgctagccggttcagcaaggtcttgaagtgttccttccaaattggaagggttgcttcaccgacagctcctccattggcagtgttgaggacaggagaacatattttcattttgccaCTATACTGTATTAGTAGAGCGTAGGCTTTCCGcaggttcctgtcctcccacgccttctcaaactccatcgctcttgacgtccactcgttatcgcggtcttgttgtagttgacgacgcagcttccttctaagacgcttttcctggttgaaatcACCAGCGCTGCACGCGACAcgtacagaattgtatgtggattttgtttccgtagatgcaaaggcaacggcaatagaaccgggataggaatatatatatatatatatatatatatatatatatatatatatatatatatatatatatatatatatatatatatatatatatatgtagaaAGTCAAGCGCAGATAACTGgtgtgttcgctgcacggacgAACCAGATCTCAGCTgggtcctaaagagattcacctTCGTTGCCACCtagactctgcttacctaccgatAATCATAAGTTTGCATCACCGGTTAGGACATAATTCACGagttaataaattttttttggagaatcagacacaaaCACaggaattttgtgatgtgagatGATCTCAAATTTCTAACCATATCACAAGCAAGAAAAGGCCTCACATGAAATATAAGAGCAAGATGCAtataatagcttcaaattacgtatatgaagattttcgttgaaaacagAGAACATTCCAGCTTCCCAAAGTAACGAGAATGAGGTTATCGCtatcctgtaagttccaataTATTATATCCTAGTTTACTTCCgcacagagggaccttctgtatctctgacttgcTGGAAGAAAGAGTTCACTTGATAAGATTTGTAGACTTCTTCAAGGTAACATCTAGACAAAACTTGCTTCCGTTCTCTTGTTAGAGAGCCACACAAAATGACATGTATGTTGTTCTACATTGTTCTTATTGTTCTCGTTAACTACAttgttctttaatttattcggtaatttACAACTCacaccattcttctttacatatttccttataaCTGTGTAGTTCTTTGGTCTCTAAGGTCAGAAGAGCATCTAAAACGGTTGTCTATGTCTTCACGAACGACGGATCGTGACTTTGTCAGGGTGTATTCGCATATCCCTCGGCATGTCCACTGGACACGTAATTTCTCTGAGGCATTCGTGGGAAATTCACTGGGACTCTCTTTATCGTTTCCCCCATTCGTCCACTGTTTCAATCGACTAAATAAGAATCTGGGAAGGATCCCATGGCTGTCGCAAAAACTCGAGAGGTATTCAGCAATCCTTCAACGATTGTAAAACGTAAGTGTaagtgaaataataatatgtaaaagtaaataaaatgtatAAGTACTACAATAAAGTTATGGTAAAGCATAGgagttcttcagaaaaaaaagaaacagttttcGAAAGCATAGTTTTCTTCATGAATTTAACAATATAATAGCTTTTGAACTGCCATTTCGGCAATGCGTTACCGGGACAAGACAACTCTATCTACGACGCTCTTTCCACTACAAAGGCAATCTATaaccaagagaaaaataacTATTATTGCAATTCTTAATAGATGTTGAGCACGCCCAGGGAACATTTCTGGTACAGAAACAAGACAACACTTATAGATGTTTGTCGCTTTAGAGCTTAGCTCCTAAGCACTCGCCTGAGTTTTCTCAATATCATTAAGAACCAATTCCATGCTCCCCAAATCGTGAAAGCCGAGACCTacatcatatatatatatatatatatatatatatatatatatatatatatatatatatatatatatatatatatatatatatatatatatataaatgaaGAGTGGAATGTAAACGAAATGGGGGAGCAATATAACAATCAAACAAAATGTGAAATCTAAAAATGTGAGAATCTCGCTTTTCAAATACTTGAGAACGACTGCTGTCTGACTAAAACTGACGACAACCTTAAGGAACTGGATACCGTCAATTCATacagaagcaacaaaaaaaaaaaacaaatagactATGACGACAAGTGTAGAACTTGAGCGGAACATTTCAAACCACGAACCAGTCAATACAACCACAGGCTTGAACGAAAACAATGATCACAACTGTACTAGAAAGTTACTAATCAGTGCCTTGAAAACTAAGTTATCGCTTCCTTAATTTATAGATTTGTTATAAAGACAAAAgctgatgaaaaaagaactgaaaacatTACCAATgtctttcaaataaaacaactgatatgggaaaaaatcatgaaaaaggATGGTTCGAAAGCACCACTGCGCTGCTGAGTTTCATGTTGAAAGC
This is a stretch of genomic DNA from Necator americanus strain Aroian chromosome II, whole genome shotgun sequence. It encodes these proteins:
- a CDS encoding hypothetical protein (NECATOR_CHRII.G6543.T1) → MIIGSAGDFNQEKRLRRKLRRQLQQDRDNEWTSRAMEFEKAWEDRNLRKAYALLIQYSGKMKICSPVLNTANGGAVGEATLPIWKEHFKTLLNRLAPSAPEPEHVHRPIYAVNEEPPTMSEVLFCIQKMKNGKCGGDDGISAEILKYLPPSGIREMTRIIRSIWIDERIPDSWRHAIIIPLHKKLSVTDPRNYRRISLLRVMYKVLEHIILDRLIKHREETTRDEQAGFRPGRSTIHQPMQLAFLDFEAAFDSPHRGRLLNALSADGVPGKFVRLLDDMNQRTTAAVRTPAGCTTPFEVVTGVRQGAVAGPFLFNFAIDDIMRRTVDQCPADIVLAPSGCPLTDLEYADDVVIFAESSTKLQHVVNLVPKLAAAYELRLRPDKCKQMWISSRPRTGIRVDEQPVELVDEFCYLGCTLKNNGSYERDVQQRCAKANSAFNSLTKCLWSTLITNEVNLRVYLSAIRPIMMYGSETWATPSTVMERLECTERKLLRKLLGYFWPRVCHNEDLYAEIDVVYRRMTRGEHQHLAPPSKVTKVNRLRFFGHILRRPADRLVQRVLRSLPGTSWNKPSSQKRKFWTEAVKENLRTLGVDRQFRRDVSFRRIWNSDEWIDSVQALVEDREGWAELCSRTAYLGEDADAWITIKARVLDYLVRRILQEDFYKFWKASSTIPRISDGYSLFNGLWVTLLLGVRSFADLTRSSAFDVSSTPGRTSNCY
- a CDS encoding hypothetical protein (NECATOR_CHRII.G6544.T1), which translates into the protein MDKRFAVTTTEAMMLPDYYQLPAECESETSALDASVNCTNCMTCSCENMKHVKYVSVHMMQKNKKTKHETRQICQCSHDALQSLRKEVSNVMPIHTPFTEIFSETREIYALFKEGEIAILPWRDHRFNLLIGGTEYIINQTCEISVRVVKALFAIFATAVAKAQELISFASHQ
- a CDS encoding hypothetical protein (NECATOR_CHRII.G6545.T1); protein product: MATTLTPPPTPTSDKGTTPPPPTPTSRKGTTPPPPTPTSRKGTTPPPTPANYVPHWKTTIDAIFGAGALNLFTFGRLANGPPSLEVQSMS
- a CDS encoding hypothetical protein (NECATOR_CHRII.G6543.T3), which gives rise to MQLAFLDFEAAFDSPHRGRLLNALSADGVPGKFVRLLDDMNQRTTAAVRTPAGCTTPFEVVTGVRQGAVAGPFLFNFAIDDIMRRTVDQCPADIVLAPSGCPLTDLEYADDVVIFAESSTKLQHVVNLVPKLAAAYELRLRPDKCKQMWISSRPRTGIRVDEQPVELVDEFCYLGCTLKNNGSYERDVQQRCAKANSAFNSLTKCLWSTLITNEVNLRVYLSAIRPIMMYGSETWATPSTVMERLECTERKLLRKLLGYFWPRVCHNEDLYAEIDVVYRRMTRGEHQHLAPPSKVTKVNRLRFFGHILRRPADRLVQRVLRSLPGTSWNKPSSQKRKFWTEAVKENLRTLGVDRQFRRDVSFRRIWNSDEWIDSVQALVEDREGWAELCSRTAYLGEDAGNRVRR